The following coding sequences lie in one Rhodothermales bacterium genomic window:
- a CDS encoding acyl-CoA thioesterase, with product MSENRTVSQSRCTMSEIVLPNDTNNLGNMMGGRLMYLMDICAAISAQRHTNHVCVTAAVDSVEFESPIHQGEIVVIEGQVNRTFRSSLEVELNVWAENPFAQTRRKCNRAYYTFVAINEEGRPVPVPPIHPETDHEHANFEAAARRRELRLVISGRMELKDARLIKEDIIGTLTHRDD from the coding sequence ATGTCCGAGAACCGAACCGTCAGCCAGTCCCGCTGCACCATGAGCGAGATCGTGCTGCCCAACGACACGAACAACCTGGGCAACATGATGGGGGGCCGGCTGATGTACCTGATGGACATCTGCGCCGCCATCTCCGCGCAGCGGCATACGAACCACGTGTGCGTGACGGCGGCCGTCGACTCGGTCGAGTTTGAGTCGCCCATCCATCAGGGCGAAATCGTCGTGATCGAAGGCCAGGTCAACCGGACCTTCCGCTCCTCCCTCGAAGTCGAACTCAACGTCTGGGCGGAAAACCCGTTCGCGCAGACGCGGCGCAAGTGCAACCGGGCCTACTACACGTTCGTGGCGATCAACGAGGAGGGGCGACCGGTGCCCGTGCCCCCGATTCACCCGGAAACCGACCATGAGCACGCGAATTTCGAGGCGGCCGCGCGCCGGCGCGAGCTGCGCCTGGTGATCTCCGGCCGGATGGAACTCAAGGATGCCCGACTCATCAAGGAGGACATCATCGGGACCCTGACGCATCGAGACGATTGA
- a CDS encoding asparagine synthetase B, which translates to MSRSTPLLLALLFAGVFASSVQGQDILVPMDARQSDHLKAYGVAFWTLKQGVNVDWLLNYRGGSFLIATFDGLENELRVRGVSYERLSGAQSATIIAEVESEASNTAMMRLEKAPRVAVYAPKQTLPWDDAVLLALTYAEVPYDMIYDDDVLDGKLSEYDWIHLHHEDFTGQYGKFLQYRSMPWYIEQQRQAETAARRHGFRKVSQLKLAVAQTIHDYVVQGGFLFAMCSGTDTFDLALAAHNTDIVPAEYDGDPIDPDALSKLDFSQTFAFQDFKPNFNAQQYEHSNIDTGAPPPQLRNPALDYFTLFEFSAKWDPVPTMLTQNHVATVKGFIGQTTNFRKDLIKPNVVILAESPGRDEVRYLHGSSGEGTYTFYAGHDPEDYQHFVGDPPTDLNLHKNSPGYRLILNNVLFPAAKKKKQKT; encoded by the coding sequence ATGTCCAGATCCACTCCGCTCCTGCTGGCCCTGCTGTTCGCCGGCGTCTTCGCGTCCTCCGTGCAGGGCCAGGATATCCTCGTCCCCATGGATGCGCGGCAATCCGATCACCTCAAGGCCTATGGCGTGGCGTTCTGGACGCTCAAACAGGGCGTCAATGTCGACTGGCTCCTCAACTACCGGGGCGGCTCGTTTCTCATCGCCACCTTCGACGGCCTCGAAAATGAACTGCGCGTACGCGGCGTCTCCTACGAACGCCTGAGCGGTGCGCAGTCGGCCACGATCATCGCCGAGGTCGAAAGCGAAGCCAGCAACACGGCCATGATGCGTCTGGAGAAAGCCCCGCGGGTCGCCGTCTACGCGCCCAAGCAGACGCTGCCGTGGGACGACGCCGTGCTCCTGGCGCTGACCTATGCCGAGGTGCCCTACGACATGATCTACGACGACGACGTGCTCGACGGCAAGCTCAGCGAATATGACTGGATCCACCTCCACCATGAGGACTTCACGGGCCAGTACGGCAAGTTTTTGCAGTACCGTTCCATGCCGTGGTACATCGAGCAGCAACGGCAGGCCGAGACGGCCGCCCGGCGACACGGCTTCCGCAAGGTGAGCCAGTTGAAGCTCGCCGTGGCGCAGACCATCCACGACTATGTCGTCCAGGGCGGCTTCCTGTTCGCGATGTGCTCGGGGACCGACACGTTCGACCTCGCCCTGGCGGCGCACAATACCGACATTGTGCCGGCAGAGTACGATGGCGACCCGATCGACCCGGATGCATTGTCGAAGCTGGATTTCTCGCAAACCTTCGCGTTTCAGGATTTCAAGCCCAACTTCAACGCGCAGCAGTACGAACATTCCAACATCGACACCGGCGCGCCGCCCCCGCAGCTGCGCAACCCGGCGCTCGACTATTTCACCCTCTTTGAGTTCAGCGCCAAGTGGGACCCCGTGCCCACCATGCTGACGCAAAACCACGTGGCCACGGTCAAAGGGTTCATCGGCCAGACGACCAATTTCCGGAAGGATCTCATCAAGCCCAATGTCGTTATCCTCGCCGAATCGCCCGGCCGGGATGAGGTGCGGTATCTCCACGGATCGAGCGGCGAAGGCACCTACACCTTTTACGCCGGCCACGACCCCGAGGACTATCAGCATTTTGTCGGAGATCCCCCCACCGATCTCAACCTGCACAAGAACTCGCCCGGTTACCGGCTGATTCTGAACAACGTCCTCTTCCCGGCCGCGAAGAAGAAGAAACAGAAAACCTGA
- a CDS encoding tetratricopeptide repeat protein, with translation MRICTLRTLFLGLLIATALPAAAQQIDSTLVARFQLADTYLRAGQFDRSISLLEDLYAESPSTYVFYEKLKEAYESVKRYEDAIRLVDDRIAREDAPVVLTAQKARLYYLMGDEAQALATWDAAVALEPGKATAYRVVYQSLVEVRLFEQAVAVLEKGRDVLGDAALFRMDLAYMYSLTGRHADAMTEYLGLLDESDRQLSFVRSRLGRFVEQEGVLEASIPVAEEAVRKTPLNRSYRELLGWLYIEADRFSDAFNTYRAIDRLEQENGNVLFGFAEQAADAAAYKVASDAYREILERYPDSPAAADAQFGLGSMLEKQAEDLGERAVDDAGNRRPAPRYEEALAAYQLFLKKYATHPYYPEVLGRIGQLQLDVFFDLDAAETAYAEVTAIYGSSEAADEAAFDTGRIALMRGDLDGARLIFSKLVDRLRIGELAERARYEMAMLHFYRGEFEAALTISAPMNENTSTDVANDAIELKVMLIENKGPDSLNSALRMYARSALALRQRHFNEALATLDSLLQDYGTHPLADEARYSRARALRQAGRAEDALAALLEFPLIHPTSYLTDRSLFEAADIYEFELGNDDEAVTLYARLLTEYPGSLLGPRARERIRFLRGDGI, from the coding sequence ATGCGAATTTGTACCCTGCGCACCCTTTTCCTCGGCCTGCTGATCGCGACGGCCCTTCCCGCCGCGGCGCAGCAGATCGACAGCACGCTCGTCGCGCGTTTTCAGCTGGCCGACACCTACCTGCGGGCCGGACAGTTCGATCGCTCCATCTCGCTGCTCGAAGACCTCTACGCCGAGAGCCCGTCTACCTATGTATTCTATGAGAAGCTGAAAGAGGCGTACGAGAGCGTCAAGCGGTATGAGGACGCGATTCGGCTGGTGGACGACCGGATCGCCCGCGAGGATGCGCCCGTCGTGCTCACCGCCCAGAAGGCCCGGCTCTACTACCTCATGGGCGACGAGGCCCAGGCGCTGGCGACCTGGGACGCCGCCGTCGCCCTCGAGCCCGGCAAGGCGACGGCCTATCGCGTCGTCTATCAAAGCCTCGTCGAGGTGCGTCTCTTCGAACAGGCCGTGGCCGTTCTGGAAAAAGGACGCGACGTGCTGGGCGACGCGGCCCTGTTCCGGATGGATCTGGCCTATATGTATAGCCTCACCGGCCGGCATGCCGACGCCATGACCGAATACCTGGGCCTGCTCGACGAGAGCGACCGGCAGCTCAGCTTCGTCCGCAGCCGGCTCGGACGCTTCGTCGAACAGGAAGGCGTGCTGGAAGCCAGCATCCCCGTTGCCGAGGAAGCCGTGCGCAAGACGCCGCTGAACCGTTCCTACCGCGAACTGCTCGGCTGGCTGTACATCGAGGCCGACCGCTTCAGCGATGCCTTCAATACGTACCGCGCGATCGACCGCCTCGAGCAGGAGAACGGCAACGTCCTCTTCGGATTCGCCGAGCAGGCGGCCGACGCCGCCGCCTACAAGGTGGCCTCCGATGCCTACCGGGAGATCCTGGAACGCTACCCCGACTCCCCCGCCGCGGCCGACGCGCAGTTCGGGCTGGGCAGCATGCTCGAAAAACAGGCGGAAGACCTCGGCGAACGCGCCGTCGACGACGCCGGCAACCGCCGGCCGGCCCCGCGTTATGAAGAGGCCCTCGCCGCCTACCAGCTCTTTCTGAAAAAGTACGCCACCCATCCCTACTACCCCGAAGTGCTCGGACGCATCGGCCAGCTGCAACTCGATGTCTTTTTTGATCTCGACGCCGCCGAGACCGCCTACGCCGAGGTCACCGCCATCTACGGCAGCAGCGAGGCGGCGGACGAAGCGGCGTTCGACACGGGGCGCATCGCGCTGATGCGCGGCGACCTGGACGGGGCGCGCCTCATCTTCTCCAAACTCGTGGACCGCCTCCGCATCGGCGAACTCGCCGAACGAGCCCGCTACGAGATGGCCATGCTTCACTTTTACCGTGGCGAGTTCGAGGCGGCGCTCACCATATCCGCCCCGATGAACGAGAATACCTCGACCGATGTCGCCAACGACGCCATCGAGCTGAAGGTGATGCTGATCGAAAACAAGGGACCGGATTCCCTCAACTCGGCGCTCCGCATGTATGCCCGCTCCGCCCTCGCCCTCCGGCAGCGTCATTTCAATGAGGCCCTCGCCACGCTCGATTCGCTTCTGCAAGACTACGGCACCCACCCGCTCGCCGACGAAGCCCGCTACAGCCGCGCCCGGGCACTCCGCCAGGCCGGCCGGGCCGAAGACGCCCTCGCCGCGCTGCTCGAGTTTCCGCTCATTCATCCGACCAGCTATCTGACCGACCGGAGCCTGTTCGAAGCGGCTGATATCTACGAATTCGAACTCGGCAACGACGACGAAGCCGTCACGCTCTATGCCCGGCTCCTGACGGAGTACCCGGGCTCGCTCCTCGGGCCGCGCGCCCGCGAGCGCATCCGTTTTCTCCGGGGCGACGGCATCTGA
- a CDS encoding 1-deoxy-D-xylulose-5-phosphate reductoisomerase, producing the protein MNRDEARPRASAKGRANKGPVQRLAVLGATGSIGTQTLEVVRLFPEKFKVVALAGNRNIELLHAQALEFSPACVAVGDDASAQALRRRLEGTGIAVLQGKSGLREAACWEGVDVIMAAIVGFAGLESVVAGIEAGCTIALANKETLVVAGERVNALLRAHGGRMVPVDSEHSAIFQCLVGEPAGAVESITLTASGGPFRTRPLETFDRITREEALRHPNWAMGSKITIDSATMMNKGLEVIEAHWLFHLPPERIDVLVHPQSIVHSLVNFADGSSKAQLGQPDMKVPIQYALSYPDRWPAPHPRIDWSAAGRLDFERPDRRKFPCLELAYEALRQGGAAPAVLNAANEAAVALFLKDRIRFVDIPRAIETAMAQFDGPAHPSLDDLVALDRAVRRRVEELYGAPAY; encoded by the coding sequence ATGAATCGCGACGAAGCGAGACCTCGTGCATCTGCGAAAGGGCGTGCAAATAAAGGGCCCGTTCAGCGCCTCGCCGTGCTCGGCGCCACGGGCTCTATCGGTACGCAAACGCTAGAGGTTGTACGGCTATTCCCAGAAAAGTTCAAGGTTGTGGCGCTGGCCGGGAATCGGAATATTGAGCTGCTGCATGCGCAGGCGTTGGAGTTTTCCCCGGCCTGCGTGGCGGTGGGTGACGACGCATCCGCGCAGGCGTTGCGCCGGCGGCTGGAGGGGACAGGGATCGCCGTGCTCCAGGGAAAAAGCGGCCTGCGGGAGGCAGCCTGCTGGGAGGGTGTCGATGTGATCATGGCGGCCATCGTCGGTTTTGCCGGCCTGGAGTCGGTGGTGGCCGGCATCGAGGCGGGATGCACGATCGCGCTGGCGAACAAAGAGACGCTGGTCGTCGCCGGCGAGCGCGTCAACGCGCTGCTCCGGGCGCACGGAGGCCGTATGGTGCCGGTGGACAGCGAACACTCCGCCATCTTCCAGTGCCTGGTCGGCGAGCCGGCCGGCGCGGTGGAGTCGATCACCCTGACGGCGTCGGGCGGGCCTTTTCGGACGCGGCCGCTGGAGACGTTCGACCGGATCACGCGGGAGGAGGCCCTGCGTCATCCGAACTGGGCGATGGGCAGCAAGATTACGATCGATTCCGCGACCATGATGAACAAGGGGCTTGAGGTGATCGAGGCGCACTGGCTCTTTCACCTGCCGCCCGAGCGGATCGACGTGCTCGTCCATCCCCAGTCGATCGTGCACTCGCTGGTCAACTTCGCCGACGGCAGCAGCAAGGCGCAGCTGGGGCAGCCGGACATGAAGGTCCCCATCCAGTACGCGCTGAGCTACCCCGACCGGTGGCCGGCACCGCATCCGCGGATCGACTGGAGCGCGGCCGGCCGGCTCGATTTCGAGCGGCCCGACCGCCGGAAGTTTCCCTGTCTGGAGCTGGCCTACGAAGCCTTACGGCAGGGCGGCGCGGCGCCGGCGGTGCTCAACGCCGCGAACGAGGCGGCTGTCGCCCTGTTTCTCAAGGATCGCATCCGTTTTGTGGACATTCCCCGGGCGATCGAGACGGCGATGGCGCAATTCGACGGGCCGGCGCATCCTTCCCTGGACGATCTCGTAGCGCTGGACCGGGCCGTGCGTCGCCGCGTCGAGGAACTCTACGGCGCCCCTGCCTATTGA
- the rseP gene encoding RIP metalloprotease RseP, with the protein MDLALEILSTLFWVLLAITILVFVHEMGHFLTAKWFKMRVDKFSVGFPPRIFSKTVGETEYVLGATPLGGYVKIAGMVDESMDTEFINSEPQPWEFRSKPVWQRIVVITAGVIFNVILAVIIFSGLKYVYGEPYIPADRVQQVYVKDSSLAYQMGLRTGDRVVNVSGKPLERFNEIESIESILADPMTVTVVRHGEEMTFKGPDDIMTQLGRSGKSSFGIDIMPAIIGGVASDWSADQAGLQAIDRIVSIGGTDIHFWAQMTELIQTSNGEPIAVVWSRPDSLFDENAVVPAGTTLLRHENGFRYYEAQITPRLDESDGKYKFGVLTPDYAVIAQSYGEVYEHYNLAGAVGAGMRETWINASAIVTSLKRVFTGRENLRENLGGPVMVARVTKQAAEAGAYYFWKIVAVLSITLAIMNILPIPVLDGGHLVFLIYEGITRREPSIKVRMWLQQIGMILLLVFMTFLVFNDILRL; encoded by the coding sequence ATGGATCTGGCACTCGAAATACTTTCAACACTATTCTGGGTGTTGCTCGCCATCACCATCCTCGTGTTCGTACACGAGATGGGCCATTTTCTCACCGCGAAATGGTTCAAGATGCGGGTCGACAAGTTTTCCGTCGGTTTTCCTCCGAGGATCTTCAGCAAGACCGTGGGCGAGACGGAATATGTGCTCGGGGCGACGCCGCTGGGCGGCTATGTCAAGATCGCCGGCATGGTGGATGAGAGTATGGATACCGAGTTCATCAACTCGGAGCCGCAGCCCTGGGAGTTTCGCTCCAAGCCCGTCTGGCAGCGCATCGTGGTCATCACGGCCGGCGTCATCTTCAACGTCATTCTCGCAGTCATCATCTTCTCCGGGCTCAAATACGTCTATGGCGAGCCCTACATTCCGGCCGATCGCGTCCAGCAGGTGTATGTGAAAGACAGCTCGCTGGCGTACCAGATGGGGCTTCGGACGGGCGACCGCGTCGTCAATGTAAGCGGCAAGCCGCTGGAGCGGTTCAACGAGATCGAGTCGATCGAATCCATCCTGGCCGACCCGATGACCGTTACCGTCGTTCGCCATGGCGAGGAGATGACGTTCAAGGGGCCGGATGACATCATGACGCAGCTGGGTCGTTCCGGCAAGTCCAGCTTCGGGATCGACATCATGCCGGCCATCATCGGCGGCGTGGCGTCCGACTGGTCGGCCGATCAGGCCGGCCTGCAGGCGATCGATCGCATCGTGTCGATCGGGGGGACGGATATCCACTTCTGGGCGCAGATGACCGAACTGATCCAGACTTCGAACGGCGAACCGATCGCCGTCGTGTGGTCGCGCCCGGATTCGCTGTTCGATGAAAACGCCGTGGTGCCGGCGGGCACCACGCTCCTGCGCCATGAAAACGGTTTCCGGTACTACGAGGCGCAGATCACGCCGCGTCTCGATGAGAGCGACGGCAAATACAAGTTCGGGGTGCTCACGCCGGATTACGCGGTCATCGCCCAGTCGTACGGGGAGGTCTACGAGCATTACAACCTGGCCGGCGCCGTGGGCGCCGGGATGCGCGAGACGTGGATCAACGCCAGCGCCATCGTCACGAGCCTCAAACGGGTGTTCACCGGGCGCGAGAACCTGCGGGAGAATCTGGGAGGGCCGGTCATGGTCGCCCGGGTGACCAAGCAGGCGGCCGAGGCCGGCGCGTATTATTTCTGGAAGATCGTGGCGGTGCTGTCGATCACGCTGGCCATCATGAACATCCTGCCGATTCCGGTACTCGACGGCGGCCATCTCGTCTTTTTGATCTACGAAGGCATTACGCGGCGCGAGCCTTCCATCAAGGTGCGGATGTGGCTGCAGCAGATCGGGATGATCCTGTTGCTGGTGTTCATGACATTCCTCGTATTCAACGATATCCTCCGGCTTTGA
- a CDS encoding isoprenyl transferase, which yields MEGVPTSDAAQQAALKAQGSIPRHVAIIMDGNGRWAKTRGKIRVTGHYEGVESVRDITEACAQLGVEFLTLYAFSTENWNRPPSEVDALMTLLIHTIRREQKTLLDSKVLLRAIGDIDALPEACRNVLEESDKENPADYRMILTLALSYSGRWDILHATRELARQAREGRLDPDAIDDALFSAQLSTKNYPDPDLLIRTGGELRVSNFLLWQIAYSEMYLTETFWPDFRRPHLYEAIASYQQRDRRFGRVTS from the coding sequence GTGGAAGGCGTACCCACCTCCGATGCCGCACAGCAGGCGGCGCTCAAGGCGCAGGGATCGATTCCCCGCCACGTTGCCATCATCATGGACGGCAACGGCCGCTGGGCCAAGACCCGCGGCAAGATCCGGGTTACCGGCCACTATGAAGGCGTCGAATCCGTGCGGGACATCACCGAAGCCTGCGCGCAGCTCGGGGTAGAATTTCTTACCCTCTACGCGTTCAGCACCGAGAACTGGAATCGACCGCCGAGCGAGGTCGATGCCCTGATGACACTCCTGATTCACACCATCCGGCGGGAGCAAAAAACGCTGCTGGACAGCAAGGTGCTGCTGCGCGCCATCGGCGATATCGACGCGCTCCCCGAGGCCTGCCGCAACGTGCTCGAGGAGTCCGACAAGGAGAATCCGGCGGACTACCGCATGATCCTCACCCTGGCCCTGTCCTACAGCGGCCGCTGGGATATCCTGCACGCCACCCGCGAACTGGCTCGCCAGGCCCGCGAAGGACGTCTAGACCCCGACGCGATCGACGACGCCCTGTTCAGCGCCCAGCTCAGCACGAAGAACTATCCCGACCCGGATCTGCTGATCCGCACCGGCGGGGAGCTTCGCGTCTCCAACTTTCTGTTGTGGCAGATTGCCTATTCGGAGATGTATCTGACGGAAACGTTCTGGCCCGACTTCCGCCGGCCCCACCTGTACGAGGCCATCGCCAGTTATCAGCAGCGGGATCGCCGTTTCGGACGCGTTACTTCGTGA